The genome window GAAGCGAAAATACACTCTCAGACATAAGCCTGACTCCTGACAAGGAGGAATACTCACAAAACGACGAGATCACAATTGGAGTCAAATTTTCAATCCAGGGCGGACTCAGGGACGCATTTAATGAAAAAAACTGGACAGAGTCTTACAACAAATATGATAACCTATTCAAGCTAAAATACGGAATAAAGCTGGCCTCAGGTGGATTTAGAAAGCATGAGCTAAAGTCAATTGACACGTACAGAAAAGCCTCGCTTTTTTGGACACGCAATCCTAAACTGGTAAACCCGATGAAGGAAAAAAGAGTCTGGGTTCAAGTTGCAAAAAACTTTGAGCCAATCATAAGACTGACAGAAGACGAAGTGCGACAAGAATTATTTGACTTTGAAGAAAAGCTTACCTTTAAGGCATCAGAACTTGGATCGGGAAAACACAAAATTGGTGCCGAAGTATTTGCTTCTTGGCAAAAGCATCACTATACCGAACCTGACAATGTCAAATCAAGCGCAAAGGAAATTGAAATAAAAATCAATTAAGGATTATAAAACAGGAGAAATCGACAAAACCAATGGCAAAATATGATGGACTTTTGGGCCAGCCCGTACTCGAGGTAGAAGAACCCGATTCGGAGGGCGGTATTACTTTGATTTTCAAGGACAACAGATTTCTGTTTGTCAAACTAGTGGACGGAAAAATAGATACAATCTCTATTCCAGAATAAATTCATTTTTTATTGTCAGTCTTTATGTTTTAGGTATTTTTCATACATGGATACTGCCATTTCCTGCACATCTGATTGGACGGAGCCAGGCCTTTCATTTCTTAGCTTTTCGATTGCATCCTTTGCTGTCATTTTTTGATACTTGATCAAATAACTTGCCAAAATAGTTCCAGTCCTTCCAATTCCAGCAGCACAGTGTACCATTACCGGTTCTTTGTTTTTGATTCGCTCATCGATATAGTCAACTGCATTATCAATTTTTTCAAGATCCGGCGCGGTTAGGTCTTCGGTTGGAACGTGTAGGTATTCTATTTCATCTAGCCATGAATTAGGGAGACTTTCTTCCGTCATTGTTACAATTGACTTGACGCCCTGATTTCTAATCCAGTTCATTTCTTCAAAGCTTGTTGGCATTCCACAGCCTGCCAGCTTGTTTTCTATGAGCCATGAAAAGTTTGTAGGTCTTTTTGTTATTTTGCCATGGATTTTGCGCCAAAGATTTCCCGGCTTACTCATTTGATACGTATGGTATTTTTGGCATATTTAGACAATGAGCTCTGTTTATATTACAAATTGCTGTAATAGTGTAGTTTTGACCAGAGAGGCCATTCTTTATGAAAAGTTGCCTGATGATAAGGTAAAGTGTACTGCATGCGCCAGATACTGTGAGATCAAAGATTCCCAGGTGGGCCTTTGCGGGGTTAGGGGAAACGTCGGCGGCAAGCTTGAGCTCTTTGTATATGGCAAAGTAATTGTGGGAAACGTCGACCCAATTGAAAAAAAACCGGTAATCCATTATCGGCCCGGAACTAAGATATTCTCAATAGCAACGACTGGCTGTAACTGGCTTTGCAAGTACTGCCAAAACTACGACATTTCCCAACGAAGAAAAATAGAGGGAACCGACATGACACCAGAACAGGTGGCAGAATCTGCCATATCTCATGGTGCGGATGGAATTGCATATACGTACAACGAGCCCTCAATTTTCATCGAGTTTGCACGTGACTGCGGTATTGCCGCAAGAAAAAGAGGACTGTTTAACGTCTTTGTTTCAAATGGCTACGATACTCCACAGAGTGTAAAAATGATGGGAGAATTTTTGGACTGCATCACAGTTGACTTTAAGGGAAGCGCAGAACCTGGATTTACAAGAAAATACATTGGAGTCCCAGACCCAAAACCAATCTTCGACTCTCTTTTAGAAATCAGGGATACGACAAAAATTCATGTCGAGATAACGGATCTAATTGTGCCACAGGTCGGCGACAGTTTGGAGTATGCGAAAAAATTATCCAAATTTATCTACGATGAGTTTGGGCCTGAAATGCCGATTCATTTTTTGCGATTTCATCCAGACTACAAGATGATGGAATTTCCCTCAACCCCAATCGAAACTTTGGAAAAACATTACGAAATTGCAAAAAAAGAAGGACTGCAATATGTGTATTTGGGAAACGTTCCAGGACACAAATACGAGCACACATACTGCCCAGAGTGTAAAAATATTGCAGTCGGGCGATACGGGTTTGATATAACACAGTGGAATTTAGATGATCATAACAGATGCAAGTTTTGCTCAAAGCAAATCCCGATCATTGGGCCACTGGATAAGAAATACAAAAGAAACAGATTTCAGTTTGTAGTCTAAAACGCAACTGCGCGAACAGGGGATCCTGTCGCGCCTTGAAGCTTCAATGGTAACGCGATTATCCCAAAATGTGTCTTTTTTATTCTGCCAAGGTTGCAGAGGTTCTCTAAAACCAAGACATCTGATTTTAGTAGTATCTTGTGAGCTGAAAAAGATGCATTTGAGCCAGTGTCGATACTTGGCGAATCAATCCCAACAAGGCTTATTTTCTTCAAAGACAGGTATCTTGCTGCAGACTCTGTTATGCCCGGATTTTTCTCAAAAAAGTCCTTTCTTTCCAAGTTATCGTTCCACCCAGTATGGAAAATGACTGCAGATTTTGAAGGAATTGAGCCATAATTGCTTTCAAACTCAATAATGTCCTTTTTTGTGATTTTATAATTTGGTGTTCCCTTGACTCTGATCAGAATTGCGTTGCACACAAATCTCTCAGGATTAATTTGGTGAATTTTTCTGCCATTTTTTATAAAGTGGTATGGAGCATCAACGTGGGTTCCAGTATGGGTGCTCAAAAAAAGCATCTCTAGATTGTATTTTTCCTTTTTGATTTCGGCCCACGGCATAAAATGGGGTCTTGGCGATCCTGGGAAACTAGGGATATCTTGCGAAATGGTCAGTGTAAGATCTATTGGTTTCACAAAAAATCTAGAATCCAAGTTCTATTTGATGATGATCAAAGATATTAAATAACACCCATTCAAAATACTTCTACGTTGCCAACCGCATTCATACTTTTGAACTCTGATCTGGGTTCTGACCAAGAAATTATCGTGAAGCTAAAGGAGATTCTTGCAGTCGAAAAGGGCATCAAATTTGAGGTCCAAGGAGTCTATGGAATCTACGATATTGTAGTCAAAATAGAAGCAGACAACCCAGATCACCTAAGAAGCATCATCACAAACAAGATAAGAAAAATCGAAAAGGTCCAGTCCACTCTTACCATGATGGTAATCGAAGAACAAGAAGGCCTATAGCTTCTTTATTGCGTCAACCGTTTTTAGAATATCCGTTTCTGTGTTAAAAAAGTGCGGTGCCGCACGCACGATTTTTGTGTCTGATATTTCCCTTACTGCCAAGACGATGCCGCGTTTTTCCAGCTGTTCTACTACTTCTTGCGGTAATTTTTTGCCTATGGAAAACGGTACAATGCTGGTCCTTCTTTCCTGATCTTCTGGACCATACAGAGTTACATCTGGAATTTTCACAATTTCATCTCTGAACAAGTTTGCAAGACTGATGACTTTTTTCCTAATGTTGTCTAGTCCCAAATGCAACAAATATGAAACAGACGTTTCCAACCCGACAATTGCAGGGTAATTTCTAAACCCTGCCTGAAATTTATCGGGAATGTCCTTGTATGCTATTTTGTCATTGTCGTATATCATTGCCGATTCACCTCCTATCTGAGCTGGTTCTAGCAAATTGGCAGAGTCTTTTTTGCAGTAAAATATCCCAATGCCCATTGGGCCGCAGAGCCACTTGTAACCATTAAAGGCCATAAAACTGCATTTTGTTCTGCTAAAATCATAATCGCCAATACCGCCAACCGTTTGAGCTGCATCTAAAAAGTACGGAATGTTCTTCTCTTCTAGGATTTTACCAATTTGCTCAACTGGCATGATTGCCCCAGTATTGTACAATGCATGACTCAATGAAACTAGTCTTGTATTTTCGTCTAGCTGTTTTTCGAATTCAGAAATCTCGAAAAACCCATTTGTGTCATTGGGTACACTGCGTAACTCAACTGACTTGGCAAGGCGTAACCACGGATAATAATTAGAATGATGTTCATGAGTGGTTCCTCTAATTACGATATTGGAATTTTTTGGAAAAGACAGTCCACCTGCAACCGTGTTGATTCCCTCTGTGGTACTCTGGGTCAAAATCACTTCTTCTGGTCTGCATCGTATCAGCTTGGAAATGGTTTGCCTTAGCTGATTGTATCTTTCTGCAAGATTGACTCCAAAATCAATCGAATCTGGTCCAGATTCATTGTACTGTATGATAAAGTCAGTCATGGCCTTGATGCTTTTTAGAGGAATTAGAGACGAAGACGCATTATTCAGATAGATCTTGTTTGAGCCGATAAACGCACCATATGTGTCCAGATCGAAATTCATTATTATATCTCACATGAAACTATCTGCTGTTGGATAAAAATCATCAGGCAGATATCATGAAAGATATTCAAAAGATGATTTCTTCTGAAAGTCTCAACTCCATATCATTTGACGACGCAATAACAAAGACGTATTTTTTTCATAAACTGACTTCCTCAATAGATATTCCGACAATTTATCTTGATTTTGATCTGTTGTACAGCGGATATATTGCGGCAAACATTTTGCCACAGTTTGATGATATCCGACTTTTCCAGCCAACAGAGCAGACGTGGAACAAACTGCTCGTACAAATACTAGATGAGATATCAAAAGAACAACATATCATAATAATTGATTCACTAAACGGTTTCTATAACATATTTACGAGTGAAAAAGACGCCGGCAGGCTGATCAACAGCTTTATCATGCTTCTAGTCAGTATAGGACAAAAAACAAAATCTATTGTTCTAATTGGAAGTCTTGCTAAATTCAAAAAGGGCGAGGGCTGGGTTTTGTTAGCTATTGGACGCCATGTAATTGAAGCCAACAAAATGAATCGACTAGTTTTGCAAAAACAAAACTCGGAGCTTTATCTTACCTTGTTGGATCAAAACAACTCAAAAAAATCCACTCTAAGATTATCTAATCTTGATTTGTTTTAGTATGATTTTCAAAAATCAAAAACTAGCGATCAGAATTTTATAACAGCGTTAAAAATTGCCTAACGCCGTTATAATTCGAACTTTTTAGGGAAATTATATTAAGATCTAAAATCAAGTTAATTTGAAATAAAATGCCAGTAGCAATTTTACCAGACATTGGTGAACAAATGTGCATCGGATGCGCACTATGCGTTGAAATCTGCACAACATTGGGACCAGATGTACTCAGAGTAAAACCAGTCGAAGGCTGGAAAAGAGGAAAGGCATTCGTCTTTTACCCAGAAAGATGCATCTCCGATGGAGCATGCATTGGAGTTTGCCCAACAAAAGCAATCTTCTGGATGAGACCAATGGACTTCACCGTAGGTCAACCAGTTCCTCTGTACAAGAACTCAGTCTTCGTTAAGGGCTGGACTGAACTCATCGATTAAGTTCAGTCATCATAATTTCTTTTTAATTTCTATGTGCTGGTGGAAACTAGGTTTTTGATATGAATTCTGTAACCGAATCTCGTACTGTAGATTTTCCACAAATCAAGGTTATGGTTTTTTATCCAATATGGAACCTTTCAAAAGGGTTCCACCAATTTATCCAAAAAGTAAATGACAGACAGCAAATACAAGACCGTCACCGATAGGACCGAGTATAGACGATTCCATTTGGCAGATATTCTGCGAGTGGATAAAAATTGAAGTAGGAAATATCAAAAAATATTTTCCTAATCTTAACAAAGAAAAAGATTAGGCTACTGCCGATGTAGATGTTGGGGCAACTCGAACTTTTCGAACTGCCTCTACTAGGTCGCTTTGTGTGATCTTGATTTCTTTGACTGACTTTTTCTCACTGTTGACATATCTTCTTAGTGCAGCAAATGCAGCCCTATCGCATACTGCGGCAATCTCTGCTCCACTGTATCCATTTGTCATTTCTACGATCTCTGCCAAGTCAACGTTTGATTCAAGCGGCTTTTTCTTCGTGTGAATCTCAAAGATGTGTTTTCGTCCTTTTTCGTCTGGTTTTGGAACCTCGATTATCCTGTCAAATCTTCCAGGTCTTAACAAAGCAGAATCTACCATGTCTAGCCTGTTTGTCGCGCCAATCACCAGTACGTCGTTTAGCTCTTCAAGTCCATCGATTTCTGTGAGTATTTGCGATACTACATTTTCTGAAACGTGCGAAGAGTCCATTCCACTTCTTGTTGGAATGAGCGAATCTATCTCATCGAAGAATATGATGCATGGAGCAGCCTGCCTTGCCTTTCTGAATATTTCTCGCACTCCTTTCTCTGACTCGCCAACCCACTTTGATAGCAGCTCAGGTCCCTTTACGCTGATAAAGTTTGATTCGGTCATCTTTGCAATCGCCTTTGCGATCAGGGTTTTTCCAGTACCTGGTGGACCGTGTAAGAGAATTCCCTTTGGCGCTGCAACGTCGACATATTCTAATGCCTCCCTATGCTTTAGTGGCCACTCGATTGCCTCATGCAACTCTTCTTTGAGCGACTCTAATCCGCCTACGTCATCCCATGTTACGTTTGGTACCTCTACTAGGACCTCTCTTAGCGCTGATGGCTTTACCTCTTTGAGCGCTTCTTTAAAGTCGTCAGACGTTATCTTGATTTTCTGCAGTATTTCAGCTGAAATCTTGTCCTGTGCAAGGTCGATTTCTGGCAAAATTTTTCGAAGCGATCTGATTGCAGCCTCTTTTGCCAATACCTCAAGGTCAGCTCCGACAAATCCGTGCGTTACCTTTGCAATTTGTTGTAGGTTTACGTTCTCCTCAACTGGCATTCCGCGGGTATGGATGTTTAGAATTTCTAGCCTTCCTTCCTCGTCTGGAATTCCTATCTCAATTTCCCTGTCAAATCGTCCTGGCCTTCTAAGTGCCGGATCAATTGAGTCTGGCCTGTTTGTTGCGGCAATCACTACAACTTTACCCCTTGATTTCATCCCGTCCATCAATGTCAAAAGCTGGGAAACAATTCTTTTTTCTACCTCGCCTGATACCTCGTCACGCTTTGGCGCAATGGAGTCGATTTCGTCGATAAATATTATGCTTGGAGTATTTTCTTCTGCCTGCTTGAACACATCACGTAGTCTCTCCTCGCTTTCTCCATAGTATTTTCCAAAGATTTCAGGGCCAGAAATTGAAGTAAAGTGCGCGTTTGTCTCGCCTGCAACTGCCTTTGCAAGAAGGGTTTTTCCCGTGCCTGGAGGTCCGTACAAAAGGACGCCTTTTGGAGCCTCGATTCCTAGCTTTTCGAAGAGCTCAGGATGTCGCATTGGCAACTCTACCATTTCTCTAATCTTTAGGACCTCTTTTCTTAGTCCGCCTAGGTCGTCATATGTTATCCTTGGTACGGAATTGTCAACTGCCTTTGTCATGGAGCCTAGCTTGAATATGGTATCTTCGGTTACAATTACCGGCTTTGCGGGTGTGGTTGTAGTTACAACAAGCTGAGTTTTTCCACCAAGCTGCGTATTTACTATGATTGTATCGCCAGTTGTAAAGACATGTCCCTCATACAAAGAAGACATGTATTCCTGTAGCCCTTCAATCGATATTTTCTCAATTGGGGACAAGACTATCTGTTCTGCCTCTGCTGCATTTACACTTTTGACTGAAACCTTTTCGCCAATTCCTGCGCCAATATTGTGCCTTGTCAAGCCGTCAATTCTAATAATCCCAGTACCAAAATCATCACCCGAGCTTGGCCAGATTTTCACATGGGTTTTCTTGTTTGCCATGAGCTCTACAATTTGGCCTGCTTGCCATTTGTTGTCCTTTACTACTTTGGGATCAATTACCGCTATTCCCTTTCCAACATGTCGTTGGGAAATCTCGTCAATTTTTAATATTATTTCACTCATTTTTCATCACCAAAAAAATTAGAGGTTTAGTTAACCTCCACCGTTTTACCCTTTGGCTTTTGCTCCTTTAGCTTAAAGACCATCTCCAAGATTCCATTTGTGTATGTGGCCTTTACCGAGTCTTCATCTACCTCATGCCTTATCGGTGCATTGCCGTGGTACTTTTTCTCACCGTGTTCTGCATCGATGTGTACTGTTTTGCCCTCAACTACAACGCTGATGTCTTTCTTTTCGACACCTGGCATTTCCGCAATCAGTTTGAGGGTTTTTTCCTTTTCATCAATAATTGCATCGATTAGTGGCTCTCTGGATTCTGAGCTTGGGAGTAACCCTGGCTTTACATTTCCATATTCTTTTATCACAGGCTTGCCGTCTTGTCCAACGGTCATTGAATAACCGTAATAGAATGGACCGAAAGTCGTGCTACCTGATTTTTCAGATTCCTCAAAGACATTGTCTAGATCCATGAAGGAGCTGGACATTTTCTTGAAGATTCTGTCAAATTCGTCGTCGAATAACATTGTCATATTCACCTAGGGTATGTAATAGATATGACATTATTTAAAGATTATGTAATTTTATCTAAGAAATTACATAAGACTAATAAATCTGACACCACATAAAGTTCTTGTGAGAACAACCATTGCTTCCGTGCCAGAAGCGGTAAGGGAGATCATAACTAAGAATCGCTCAATTTACGACTGCATGAAAATGGACGTCATTAACTATACTGCACTTGCAGTCAAAATCCAGCCAGACGTTGAACGCCAGATTGGCAATCCTGTGAATCTCAATACTATTGTAGTTGCGATAAAACGCTATGCTGATTCATTTTTAGAAAAAGACGAAATCAAGACAGAATCCATACTGAAAAACGCTAGGCTTTCTTTGACTGATGGAATACTAAACATACGATTCTCAGCAAACGAGCTTGATGCAAACGAGGCGGCATCCCTTATGAACAAGTTTTCAGAGATGAACTCCGATTACGAGTTCTTTAGGCTGGCCGATTCGTTTAGGGTTCTAACCGAGGATCTAGTCGATGTCAGAAAACTCTTCGAGTCAT of Candidatus Nitrosotenuis sp. DW1 contains these proteins:
- a CDS encoding dual specificity protein phosphatase 23 gives rise to the protein MSKPGNLWRKIHGKITKRPTNFSWLIENKLAGCGMPTSFEEMNWIRNQGVKSIVTMTEESLPNSWLDEIEYLHVPTEDLTAPDLEKIDNAVDYIDERIKNKEPVMVHCAAGIGRTGTILASYLIKYQKMTAKDAIEKLRNERPGSVQSDVQEMAVSMYEKYLKHKD
- the amrS gene encoding AmmeMemoRadiSam system radical SAM enzyme: MSSVYITNCCNSVVLTREAILYEKLPDDKVKCTACARYCEIKDSQVGLCGVRGNVGGKLELFVYGKVIVGNVDPIEKKPVIHYRPGTKIFSIATTGCNWLCKYCQNYDISQRRKIEGTDMTPEQVAESAISHGADGIAYTYNEPSIFIEFARDCGIAARKRGLFNVFVSNGYDTPQSVKMMGEFLDCITVDFKGSAEPGFTRKYIGVPDPKPIFDSLLEIRDTTKIHVEITDLIVPQVGDSLEYAKKLSKFIYDEFGPEMPIHFLRFHPDYKMMEFPSTPIETLEKHYEIAKKEGLQYVYLGNVPGHKYEHTYCPECKNIAVGRYGFDITQWNLDDHNRCKFCSKQIPIIGPLDKKYKRNRFQFVV
- a CDS encoding cyclase family protein; translated protein: MKPIDLTLTISQDIPSFPGSPRPHFMPWAEIKKEKYNLEMLFLSTHTGTHVDAPYHFIKNGRKIHQINPERFVCNAILIRVKGTPNYKITKKDIIEFESNYGSIPSKSAVIFHTGWNDNLERKDFFEKNPGITESAARYLSLKKISLVGIDSPSIDTGSNASFSAHKILLKSDVLVLENLCNLGRIKKTHFGIIALPLKLQGATGSPVRAVAF
- a CDS encoding Lrp/AsnC ligand binding domain-containing protein, whose translation is MPTAFILLNSDLGSDQEIIVKLKEILAVEKGIKFEVQGVYGIYDIVVKIEADNPDHLRSIITNKIRKIEKVQSTLTMMVIEEQEGL
- a CDS encoding aminotransferase class V-fold PLP-dependent enzyme produces the protein MNFDLDTYGAFIGSNKIYLNNASSSLIPLKSIKAMTDFIIQYNESGPDSIDFGVNLAERYNQLRQTISKLIRCRPEEVILTQSTTEGINTVAGGLSFPKNSNIVIRGTTHEHHSNYYPWLRLAKSVELRSVPNDTNGFFEISEFEKQLDENTRLVSLSHALYNTGAIMPVEQIGKILEEKNIPYFLDAAQTVGGIGDYDFSRTKCSFMAFNGYKWLCGPMGIGIFYCKKDSANLLEPAQIGGESAMIYDNDKIAYKDIPDKFQAGFRNYPAIVGLETSVSYLLHLGLDNIRKKVISLANLFRDEIVKIPDVTLYGPEDQERRTSIVPFSIGKKLPQEVVEQLEKRGIVLAVREISDTKIVRAAPHFFNTETDILKTVDAIKKL
- a CDS encoding NADH-quinone oxidoreductase subunit I, producing the protein MPVAILPDIGEQMCIGCALCVEICTTLGPDVLRVKPVEGWKRGKAFVFYPERCISDGACIGVCPTKAIFWMRPMDFTVGQPVPLYKNSVFVKGWTELID
- a CDS encoding CDC48 family AAA ATPase is translated as MSEIILKIDEISQRHVGKGIAVIDPKVVKDNKWQAGQIVELMANKKTHVKIWPSSGDDFGTGIIRIDGLTRHNIGAGIGEKVSVKSVNAAEAEQIVLSPIEKISIEGLQEYMSSLYEGHVFTTGDTIIVNTQLGGKTQLVVTTTTPAKPVIVTEDTIFKLGSMTKAVDNSVPRITYDDLGGLRKEVLKIREMVELPMRHPELFEKLGIEAPKGVLLYGPPGTGKTLLAKAVAGETNAHFTSISGPEIFGKYYGESEERLRDVFKQAEENTPSIIFIDEIDSIAPKRDEVSGEVEKRIVSQLLTLMDGMKSRGKVVVIAATNRPDSIDPALRRPGRFDREIEIGIPDEEGRLEILNIHTRGMPVEENVNLQQIAKVTHGFVGADLEVLAKEAAIRSLRKILPEIDLAQDKISAEILQKIKITSDDFKEALKEVKPSALREVLVEVPNVTWDDVGGLESLKEELHEAIEWPLKHREALEYVDVAAPKGILLHGPPGTGKTLIAKAIAKMTESNFISVKGPELLSKWVGESEKGVREIFRKARQAAPCIIFFDEIDSLIPTRSGMDSSHVSENVVSQILTEIDGLEELNDVLVIGATNRLDMVDSALLRPGRFDRIIEVPKPDEKGRKHIFEIHTKKKPLESNVDLAEIVEMTNGYSGAEIAAVCDRAAFAALRRYVNSEKKSVKEIKITQSDLVEAVRKVRVAPTSTSAVA
- the hsp20 gene encoding archaeal heat shock protein Hsp20 produces the protein MTMLFDDEFDRIFKKMSSSFMDLDNVFEESEKSGSTTFGPFYYGYSMTVGQDGKPVIKEYGNVKPGLLPSSESREPLIDAIIDEKEKTLKLIAEMPGVEKKDISVVVEGKTVHIDAEHGEKKYHGNAPIRHEVDEDSVKATYTNGILEMVFKLKEQKPKGKTVEVN
- a CDS encoding ACT domain-containing protein encodes the protein MRTTIASVPEAVREIITKNRSIYDCMKMDVINYTALAVKIQPDVERQIGNPVNLNTIVVAIKRYADSFLEKDEIKTESILKNARLSLTDGILNIRFSANELDANEAASLMNKFSEMNSDYEFFRLADSFRVLTEDLVDVRKLFESFPHEKELFSTGLAKIKIRISQEQNRSDVVSYVAELLHSNGIELENAFFSQDDIVLVLKEEDASKAYEILRMEISR